ttGGTTTAACTGAGTTTTTTTGGCCAGTTCTGTGTGCCCTTTCTATTTTAATGCCTTTTAGacctaaataattttcaaaaattttatttaccttCATTTCGCTGTCTTTCCAGCTTTCCCCATCGTTTTCTTTAACTCCGTCAATTCTCAGATTGTTCCGCCGTGATCGATCTTCCATTTCTCTTAGTTTGCctctaattttaataaatgccGATTCGTTACTTTGAATTGCGCTTGTTGTTATACACTTCTCTTGTGAATTAACGACAGACCTAATTTTTTCATCTATTAAGTGTTCGTGAAAATTTAGACTCACTTTAATATCTTCAacctctttttttattgttttgatctgtttacaattttctttaatatttgatTCAACAATATCTAATCGCTCGTATAATATTTTTGTGCTACTACTTATAATGTTTAACACATtcttttcttgttgttttatcatgctttcagtttcttttttaaactccttaaacatttttttcatcattttctcTATTTGATCGATTGTAactgccataataaatatatcgagtatatatatatatatatatataataataataataaaataataatattatatattttataataaaataatatctaataCGAAATAACTTTTTGGCTTTATAAAAACGTCTTGCTTGCTCAATGTTCAATGTGCGTCCTTTGTCAATTCTTTAAGATCGTACATTCAATGTGTTTTGCTGTCATTATGTACTAATTTTTGAATTCGATTAACAAAATAAAGTgtactttattttgttaatcCTATTCAAAAATTGGTACATGTTAATTTCATTATgaatctaaataaaatcattaacaatGACGTTATTAACAgtataaaaacctaaaaattgaACATTCTTTATAAATCCACATTGATTTATTATTCAACTTCTAATAtcttattaagaaatttttctacatcttttaaaaattgatgtaaaatatcaaaatctaaatgaaatacaaaatctACATACAAATCTTGATcccaataaaaataagtaaaaagtttaCGTAGATTTCAAATCATAGgttcttacataaaaaaaatttggttactTTCTCTGTTTTGGATTTAGAATCGTTtgtaacattttgaaaaaaatttcaatttgattTATAGGCTTACGTTGTCCGATCAGTTcgaatatttattcttttaactttggcaaattgttagtaaattattttttgacttgCCATGTTTCTTAAACAcaattctttcaattttttaatgtagtGCGATATTTGAAAACGAAAAAGTCCTTGAAAATAATAAGGAAAACCAATTTCCGACTTTAAATTAGACAATTTATTGTACATTgaaagttaatatttatttcttgtaatttcattaaaaatctaaataaaaattgttatttaaaaaaattcaaaaaaaacaattaacaaataaagcaattaaaataatgtcaacttgttcattttgattgttttttacatttacatatatataaccaatttatatatttatatatatatatatatatatatatatatatatatatatatatatatatatatatatatatatatatatatatatatatatatatatatatatatatatatatatatatatatatatatatatatatatatatatatatatatatatatatatatatatacacatatttaaaaatacatgtatataaccaatttatacttttaattactCACCTGACTGAGAAGCATAACTTAGAACtgtatagttttaaattaaagtaggGTGGTTGTAGTTAGAAAGAGGCTCTAGGTAcacaaacttttatatatacatatatatatatatatatatgtatatatatatatatatatatatatatatatatatatatatatatatatatatatatatatatatatatatatatatatatatatatatatatatatatatatatatatatatatatatatatatatatatatatatatatatatatatatatatatatgtatatatgtatatatatatataaatatatatatatttatttataggtttctatattattaaattacattattaCTACTATATCAATGTGTGTAAATTAGGTAAGTGTATTCAGCAAATAGAGTGCTGAATGTTCATAAGGAAGCAAGCAATAATGAATTAGTAGAAACTCTTACTAAATTTCTTAGACTGTTTGTTTCACATTAAGCAGCTTCATCAGAAAGAATatctaaatactaaaaaattaaaattaaaaaaaaaaaaattctaactttTGCAACTGCAAACAACCATATAATTAAGCATTGTTAAGCATTGTTATGCAtatataaccaattaaaaaaatgtcaatttatagatttcttttgttattaatGTCAATtcattgatttattttgtttttttacatacttaaaaaaaagttgtattcttttttcattttttcaaaggGGATCGGctatgaatattttataaaataaataaaaatgatgatacATGTTGATTTCTTCTGTAAtggtagttttattattatttttttttttttgcttcttccaatagaaataaaaattcttcTATAGTTAGTGTGCTACATTTGGTACCAAACAAgccattttttctaataatctaAAACAATTGCATGAAAttgttattacattaaaattaaacggTCAAAACATATTACATAAAGTtaacacatatattataaaatgctaaaaataattttataatatatgtgttaacttttataataaaagatactaatttcaatataatgatgaaaaataatatcaatagtttctagttttattaatagtataaaaaaatttaaaaatttatgttgatttgagtaaaaattaatatcgatttttaatttatatctttatttacaGTTCATTAAGTATAAAAGAATATCATgaatcagcattttttttatattaaaagatcatttttaataaaaaagattattttcacacaaaaattatcaaaggtTGACAAAACAAACCGATTAGTAAAGACAAGATGTAATCTAACTTAATATAACCTAACCTAACCTAAGCTGAGCGTTTTATTTGACTGCTCTACAATCATCagctataataatttaaaaatctctgCACTCGAGAGCCAATACTGTCCTATTTGACGCCATTATTTAAACTTAGCATTATGTCATTTATGGATGATCCCTAATCTTTAAACaacctcaaaaaaaataatctgcaAAATGTAAATCTGACAATCTACCTTGTGATCTTGgtttctaacaaaaaaattgtgatcttggtttctaacaaaaaaattgatttaaaatggcTGACTTTAAAGGTATGTAAAGATTGTCCAGGATCCAGATGAAGCACTATCATCTACCAAAAGCACAATACCAACTTcctcatttaaataaagattatatTGACGTTTGTTGtgcaagatatatatatatttacaacaaaGTTTGGTCTACATTCTAAAGTctactttatttgtttatctacAAATAATAGACAGGATTTAGAAATTCgcattagtttaaaaaagattgataAAATGATTAACATGGCTTACTGTCATTTGATTACTTAACAATAACGAATAAGGCAAATAAAGAGCTATTACTACCTTTTCTGAATGATGGCACAAAAATgtgtttaactaaaaaatttcttagaaCCGCTATAATggcaaaaatgatttatttctaCGTGGTAGTTATATGGGTCTTAAAATAACatctattataaaaagatttttataatttttataatattcttacCTAAAGTAATTCGaaattgaataaataagttAAGCAAATATGACAGtgcataataatttaattataatctaCCTCTTTTCTgtgtcatatttaaattaatgttttagcATATACTTCCTACAGAAAAAGATTCTATAGGAAGTATATGTTAAACAACATATACTTCCTATAGATCCTTTTTCTAAAGTCTTgattaaaatggtttattttttataaataagttattttgtttaatcaaGGTAGCTATTATTAGTTATTGGTAAATTATTACTAGCGATTATTTATACGAACagatctataaattttatacaaattagtaCGGATCCAAAAAGCACATacgcatttaaaaaaaggaagtgCCCAATCATgatatgatattaaaataatctcAAAACTATCTCGAGctattttatttaggttattaacGTCATTATGATATTATAACTTTGGGATTGAGAAATAAGttgtaatgaaattttatataatagtcATAAACcatagtaaaaactttttttcgtgtccaaatagtatattttagtttatgaacTTATGTCAACATATTATTCTGATATCAAATGCTTATCATGCTACAATATGAATTACAAGTTGCTTACATTTATACTAATTTGTGGAAAAACGACTTACAAGagtaaataattctttttcaaGATGTTTTGCAAAACagcgaaaacaaaaaaagtataaaaaatggtATGACCAAGTAATTGAAACTTTAAACTCATTTTACAGttagttaaagtttaaaaactaaactgaattaaaagcagtaaaaataatttgaaaaagatatGACTTATTTATAATGCGAAAGTGTTGCagaatatatgttatatatatatatatatatatatatatatatatatatatatatatatatatatatatatatatatatatatatatatatatatatatatatatatatatatatatatatatatatatatatatatatatatatatatatatatatatatatatatatatatatatatatatatatatatatatatatatatatatatatatatatatatatatatatatatatatatatatatatatatatatatatatatatactttgcttcttttttgtaaaaacaataacttttcttgatttatattttagtttttatacggtttatattttactacttttacCAAAAAGCACATacgcatttaaaaaaaggaagtgCCCAATCATgatatgatattaaaataatctcAAAACTATCTCGAGctattttatttaggttattaacGTCATTATGATATTATAACTTTGGGATTGAGAAATAAGttgtaatgaaattttatataatagtcATAAACcatagtaaaaactttttttcgtgtccaaatagtatattttagtttatgaacTTATGTCAACATATTATTCTGATATCAAATGCTTATCATGCTACAATATGAATTACAAGTTGCTTACATTTATACTAATTTGTGGAAAAACGACTTACAAGagtaaataattctttttcaaGATGTTTTGCAAAACagcgaaaacaaaaaaagtataaaaaatggtATGACCAAGTAATTGAAACTTTAAACTCATTTTACAGttagttaaagtttaaaaactaaactgaattaaaagcagtaaaaataatttgaaaaagatatGACTTATTTATAATGCGAAAGTGTTGCagaatatatgttatatatatatatatatatatatatatatatatatatatatatatatatatatatatatatatatatatatatatatatatatatatatatatatatatatatatatatatatatatatatatatatatatatatatatatatatatatatatatatatatatatatatatatatatatatatatatatatatatatatatatatatatatatatatatatatatatatatatatatatatatatatatatatatatatatatatatatatatatatatatatatatatatatactttgcttcttttttgtaaaaacaataacttttcttgatttatattttagtttttatacggtttatattttactactttttaaaaaaacccaaaagaCACCATTTAAGATaacgattttaaataacatGTTATTTGGTGATTGTTTGTACAAAAGTTCGAACAGCACCAGTTGCTTTAAAAGAGTTTGaagatttttaatgaataatacgACATGCATGTTGAATTATCAAAATCATGCTATGTATGTATTTGGATAAGTGGGCCAAATCTCTCTTTTTCCTCATTGCGGTAATGTGCTCTAGTCTGAGACAATAAGTTGATCAAATTGGTTAAATGAGTTTCGTTCCTATGTGTTTtactttaacatatattttttgacatcattttattaatttaatttatgtttatataatatatttagagattatatcattaaataaaatacatttaaaagttat
This portion of the Hydra vulgaris chromosome 13, alternate assembly HydraT2T_AEP genome encodes:
- the LOC136089585 gene encoding uncharacterized protein LOC136089585 gives rise to the protein MAVTIDQIEKMMKKMFKEFKKETESMIKQQEKNVLNIISSSTKILYERLDIVESNIKENCKQIKTIKKEVEDIKVSLNFHEHLIDEKIRSVVNSQEKCITTSAIQSNESAFIKIRGKLREMEDRSRRNNLRIDGVKENDGESWKDSEMKVNKIFENYLGLKGIKIERAHRTGQKNSVKPRTIIIKLLDFKDKIDILKKTTNLKGKNIYINEDFCAETVQIRKNLQEQMKIERAAGKFAHLSRMIS